In Sphingomonas sp. SUN019, the genomic window AGCGGTGGTGAACCTGCCGATCGGCGGCTTCTACCGCCAGCGTCACACCGGAGAGGCGCACGCTTATTCCGCGCCGCTGATGCATTTGCTGCAGACCGCGGTCGCGACCGACAGTTATTCGTCCTACCTGCAGTTCTCGCGCGGGGTGGCCGATCTGCCGCCGGTCTATCTGCGCGACCTGTTGCAGTTCAACTTTCCGGCCGAAGGCGTGGCGGTCGATCAGGTCGAGCCGATCACCGAAATCCGCAAGCGGTTCGTCACGCCCGGCATGAGCCTCGGCGCGCTAAGCCCTGAAGCCCACGAGACGCTGGCGATCGCGATGAACCGGATCGGCGCGAAGGCGGTGTCGGGCGAGGGCGGCGAGGACAAATCGCGCTATCAACCCTATGCCAATGGCGACAACGCAAATTCGGTCATCAAGCAGATCGCGAGCGGACGGTTCGGCGTCACCGCGGAATATCTGAACGCCTGCGACGAGATCGAGATCAAGGTCGCGCAAGGGGCGAAGCCTGGCGAGGGCGGGCAATTGCCCGGTTTCAAAGTGACCGAGTTCATCGCGAAGTTGCGCCACGCGACTCCGGGCGTGACGCTCATCTCGCCACCACCACATCACGACATCTATTCGATCGAAGACCTCGCGCAGCTGATCTACGACCTGAAGCAGATCAATCCGCGTGCGCGCGTATGCGTGAAACTGGTGTCGTCGGCGGGCATCGGCACCGTGGCTGCGGGCGTGGCAAAGGCGCACGCCGACGTCATCCTCGTCTCGGGCAACGTCGGCGGGACCGGCGCTTCACCGCAGACCAGCATCAAATATGCCGGCACCCCGTGGGAAATGGGCCTGTCCGAGGTTAATCAGGTGCTGACGCTGAACGGACTGCGCGGGCGGATCAAGCTACGCACCGACGGCGGGCTGCGTGTCGGGCGCGATATCGTGATCGCGGCGATCCTGGGGGCGGAGGAGTTCGGGATCGGCACGCTTAGCCTGGTCGCGATGGGCTGCATCATGGTGCGGCAGTGCCACAGCAACACATGCCCGGTGGGTGTATGTACGCAGGACGAACGGCTGCGCGACAAGTTCGTCGGCACGCCGGAAAAGGTCATCAATCTGATGACCTTCATCGCCGAGGAAGTGCGCGACATCCTCGCCCGGCTCGGCGTGCGCAGCCTGGACGAGATCATCGGGCGGACCGAACTTCTGCGGCAGGTCAGCCGCGGGGCGGAACATCTCGACGACCTCGACCTGAACCCGATCCTTGCGAAGGTCGATGCGGCGGACGATCAGCGCCGCTTCAGCCTGACGACGTTCCGCAACGAAGTACCCGACAGTCTCGATGCGCAGATCATCAAGGACGCCGCTGCGGTGTTCAGCCGCGGCGAGAAGATGCAGCTGACGTACAGCGTGCGCAACACGCACCGCGCGGTCGGCACGCGGCTGTCGAGCGAGATCACGCGCAAGTTCGGGATGTCGACGCTGGCGGACGATCACGTCACGATCCGCCTGCGCGGCGCAGCGGGGCAGAGTCTGGGCGCGTTCCTGTGCAAGGGCGTGACGCTGGAGGTATTCGGCGACGCCAACGATTATGTCGGCAAGGGACTATCCGGAGGCACGATCGTCGTGCGGCCGGCGGTCAGCAGCCCGCTCGCCAGCCAGGACAATACGATCATCGGCAACACCGTGCTGTACGGCGCGACCGCTGGACGGTTGTTCGCGGCGGGCCAGGCGGGCGAACGCTTTGCCGTGCGCAATTCGGGCGCGACCGTGGTGGTCGAAGGCTGCGGCGCGAACGGCTGCGAATATATGACCGGCGGCGTCGCGGTGGTGCTGGGCGCGGTCGGGGCGAATTTCGGGGCGGGGATGACCGGCGGGATGGCGTTCGTTTATGACCCTGAAGGTCAGTTCGCGCGCCGCGCCAACCCCGAGAGCATCGTCTGGCAACGGCTCGATTCGCTGCACTGGGCGAGCGTGCTGCAGAATCTGGTGCGCGATCACGTCGCCGCGACCGACAGCAAATGGGCGCGCGGGCTGCTGGAGGATTGGGACCGCGTCGCGGGCGATTTCTGGCAGGTGGTGCCAAGGGAAATGCTCGAACGCCTCCCACATCCGCTGTCGGACGAAGTGGCGATGGTCGCGGCCGAATAGACGGGCTTTCACCGAATCGCGCAGCCGCCTAACACCGGCGGCATGTGGCAGCTTTACCAATTCACGCTTTGTCCCTTCACGCGGAAGGTCCGCACCCTGCTGGGGGAAAAGGACGTCGGCTATGAGCTGGTGAAGGAGATGCCGTGGGATCGGCGCGACGAGTTCGTCGACATGAATCCTACGGGGCAGACGCCGGTGATGGTCGATCCCGAACGCAGTACGCTGTTGATCGATTCGATGGCGATCTGCGAATATTTCGAAGAGACGATCGACAAGGCCGCGATGATCAACGGCACCGCGACGAACCGCGCCGAGATCCGGCGGCTGGTGGCGTGGTTCGATACGCAATTTTATCGCGACGTGACGGGGCCGCTGCTCGACGAGCGGATGGTGAAGCGGATCGTCCACCGCACGACGCCCAATTCGGCGCGGCTGCGCGAGGCGATGAAGTCGTCGATCGCGCACCTCGACTACATCGATTTCCTGCTCGACCACCGCAAATGGATGGCGGGCGCGACGATCAGCCTGGCCGACCTGGCCGCGGCGGCGCAGA contains:
- a CDS encoding glutathione S-transferase family protein; this translates as MWQLYQFTLCPFTRKVRTLLGEKDVGYELVKEMPWDRRDEFVDMNPTGQTPVMVDPERSTLLIDSMAICEYFEETIDKAAMINGTATNRAEIRRLVAWFDTQFYRDVTGPLLDERMVKRIVHRTTPNSARLREAMKSSIAHLDYIDFLLDHRKWMAGATISLADLAAAAQISVADYLGGIDWTGHTHAKAWYGAFKSRRSFRPLLAERMSGIEPPSYYENPDF